A window from Opitutia bacterium ISCC 52 encodes these proteins:
- a CDS encoding sulfatase: MSILVKFFSSFCLLTLIGTTVFAEKPNILYVTFDDMNDWVGCLDGHPQSQTPHIDRLAERGVLFTNAHCVVPACSGSRAANWSGLNPVNNLVYGNGQKLEKTMPKAMVMSKDLENQGYATFGTGKLFHGGNESRFQEYGPDYNKWWPITDEEKIIPQSAIDAGGPYVKHYIPRLGITMPLNQMPRDRNPGSTTIESFDWGVIDRPDEEFTDTLCANYVIEKLNQKHDQPFFLGLGIYRPHQPLWAPKRFHDLYPPETVQLPAVYQDDLKDVSRIAQEFGRFAVTSGAHKTTVEWGQWQNAVSAYLANISFADEQLGRVLDALDASPYADNTMIVVWSDHGWQLGEKEHWGKFTAWEGSTRVPLIVVPPKNAKLRGFKPGSRVDQPVSLLDVYPTVMDMGGLDKRKDLDGHSLLPLIKNPEAKREHPAITAIGRGTWSIRDSQYRFIQYFDGSRELYDLENDPEEWKNLYGDKQYAKVVSKLAKHVPEDPNWKHFVYYGEFKAVIPADGSDLLLYGPGSQIVYESKSVAKDYPEVVQAIKTYLKDNRVTDKYVRMDG; encoded by the coding sequence ATGTCTATCCTAGTTAAGTTCTTCTCTTCATTCTGTCTGCTTACATTAATCGGAACCACTGTCTTTGCAGAGAAACCCAATATCCTCTACGTTACCTTCGACGATATGAATGATTGGGTGGGTTGCCTCGACGGTCATCCTCAGTCACAGACACCACACATCGATCGCCTAGCTGAGCGTGGGGTACTTTTTACCAACGCTCATTGCGTGGTTCCAGCCTGTAGCGGTTCGCGTGCGGCGAATTGGAGCGGACTAAATCCGGTCAACAATTTGGTCTACGGCAATGGTCAGAAACTTGAGAAGACGATGCCCAAAGCTATGGTTATGTCCAAGGACCTGGAGAATCAGGGATACGCGACTTTTGGAACGGGTAAACTCTTTCATGGAGGTAACGAATCTCGCTTTCAGGAATACGGTCCCGATTACAACAAGTGGTGGCCGATAACGGATGAAGAGAAGATCATTCCACAATCAGCGATCGATGCGGGAGGCCCCTATGTTAAACATTACATTCCGCGCCTGGGTATTACCATGCCGTTGAATCAGATGCCTCGGGATCGCAATCCTGGTTCGACCACCATCGAGTCATTTGACTGGGGTGTCATTGATCGTCCAGACGAAGAATTCACGGATACGCTATGTGCTAACTATGTGATCGAAAAGCTTAACCAGAAGCATGATCAGCCATTCTTTCTAGGGCTTGGAATTTATCGCCCGCATCAACCGCTTTGGGCTCCCAAGCGTTTTCATGATTTGTATCCACCCGAGACCGTTCAACTGCCTGCTGTTTACCAGGATGACTTGAAGGATGTATCTCGGATTGCCCAAGAGTTTGGTCGTTTTGCTGTAACCAGTGGTGCCCACAAAACAACGGTGGAGTGGGGGCAGTGGCAAAATGCCGTGAGTGCGTACTTAGCCAATATCAGTTTTGCCGATGAACAATTGGGCCGTGTGCTGGATGCCTTGGATGCGTCTCCTTACGCCGACAATACCATGATCGTTGTTTGGTCCGACCACGGATGGCAGTTAGGAGAAAAAGAGCACTGGGGAAAATTTACAGCTTGGGAAGGGTCCACCCGAGTCCCACTCATTGTTGTGCCTCCGAAGAATGCCAAGTTGCGTGGTTTCAAGCCAGGATCTAGAGTCGATCAGCCAGTATCTCTGCTCGATGTGTATCCTACAGTGATGGATATGGGAGGTCTTGATAAACGCAAAGATCTGGACGGTCATTCACTCCTTCCACTGATCAAGAACCCAGAAGCCAAGCGAGAGCATCCAGCCATTACTGCCATCGGTCGAGGTACCTGGTCGATTCGTGATTCTCAGTACCGGTTTATTCAATACTTCGATGGATCACGAGAACTCTACGATTTGGAGAATGATCCTGAAGAGTGGAAGAATCTCTACGGGGATAAACAGTATGCCAAGGTTGTGAGCAAGCTAGCCAAGCACGTTCCAGAGGATCCGAATTGGAAGCACTTTGTTTACTACGGTGAATTCAAGGCTGTGATTCCTGCCGATGGCTCTGACCTACTTCTCTATGGTCCAGGTTCGCAGATCGTCTATGAATCCAAGAGTGTGGCCAAAGACTACCCGGAAGTGGTCCAAGCGATAAAAACCTATCTCAAAGACAATCGAGTCACGGACAAGTATGTCCGGATGGATGGGTGA
- a CDS encoding sulfatase has product MRNLNTIFLSLFCLIFNLLIAQAKSPNVLFIAIDDLNDWVGVMDSHPQVKTPNIDALANRGTLFTNAHCQASVCNPSRTSAMTGLRPSTTGVYGLAPWFRTVDELKDLVTLPQHFSKAGYKTYTVGKIYHGRSWNSMGVKEFDVVGSTKPGLRPKKKRVATPRGGAGMDWAVYPYEESDHKDWKTATWAVDQLDKMADDEPFFMAVGFALPHVPLFATQKWFDLYPEDEVLLPRMLLDDRSDTPRFSWYIHWKLPEPRQKFLLQAGEQIKIVHAYLASVSFMDSQVGRVLEALKRNGLEDDTIVVLWSDHGYHLGEKEITGKNTLWDRSTRVPLVFAGPGVNGSQRVTRPAELLDMYPTLSELCGLDIPDHLEGMSLVPQIKNPKAPRTRPAITTHNHDNHGVRTEDWRYIQYADGSEELYDMVNDSNEFWNLAGNGDYAAIKRQMKTHLPKSSKKPVPGSANRVLIYENGIANWEGEDIDPNEPIPE; this is encoded by the coding sequence ATGCGAAACTTAAACACCATTTTCCTGTCTCTTTTTTGTCTGATTTTCAACCTTCTGATTGCCCAGGCGAAATCACCGAATGTCCTATTCATTGCGATTGATGATCTCAACGACTGGGTGGGAGTGATGGACAGCCATCCGCAGGTGAAGACACCAAACATCGATGCCTTAGCCAATCGAGGAACCTTGTTTACGAATGCACACTGCCAGGCTTCGGTTTGTAACCCATCCCGTACCAGTGCGATGACAGGGCTTCGTCCTTCGACGACGGGTGTCTATGGATTAGCACCCTGGTTCAGGACGGTTGATGAGTTGAAAGATCTGGTGACTTTGCCGCAGCATTTTTCCAAGGCCGGTTACAAAACCTACACGGTTGGTAAGATCTATCACGGCCGGAGTTGGAATAGCATGGGCGTGAAAGAATTCGATGTAGTGGGAAGTACGAAACCGGGTCTTCGACCGAAAAAGAAACGGGTGGCGACACCACGAGGAGGGGCTGGAATGGACTGGGCCGTGTATCCCTATGAGGAATCAGATCACAAGGATTGGAAGACGGCTACTTGGGCAGTCGATCAGCTGGATAAAATGGCTGATGATGAGCCTTTCTTTATGGCGGTCGGCTTTGCTCTTCCACACGTCCCCTTGTTCGCTACCCAGAAGTGGTTCGACCTTTATCCGGAAGACGAGGTGCTCTTGCCCCGCATGCTTTTGGATGACCGATCCGACACGCCTCGCTTTAGCTGGTATATTCATTGGAAACTTCCGGAGCCACGGCAGAAGTTTCTGCTTCAAGCGGGGGAACAGATTAAAATCGTGCATGCCTACCTGGCGAGTGTGAGTTTTATGGACAGCCAGGTTGGACGTGTGCTTGAAGCACTGAAACGGAACGGCCTGGAAGACGATACCATCGTTGTCCTCTGGTCCGACCATGGATACCATTTGGGAGAAAAAGAGATTACTGGAAAAAATACCTTATGGGATCGATCGACCCGAGTGCCTTTGGTCTTTGCGGGACCGGGAGTAAATGGAAGTCAGCGAGTAACCAGGCCCGCCGAATTGCTCGATATGTATCCTACACTTAGTGAGTTGTGTGGTTTGGATATTCCCGATCATTTGGAGGGTATGAGCTTGGTGCCGCAGATTAAGAATCCAAAGGCACCGCGTACCCGACCTGCCATTACAACGCACAATCATGATAACCATGGCGTGCGAACCGAAGACTGGCGTTACATCCAGTACGCCGATGGTTCTGAGGAACTGTATGACATGGTTAATGATTCCAATGAATTTTGGAACCTGGCTGGCAATGGGGACTATGCTGCTATCAAGCGGCAGATGAAAACCCACCTTCCTAAGAGCAGTAAAAAGCCTGTTCCAGGTAGTGCCAATCGAGTGCTTATCTACGAGAATGGCATCGCCAATTGGGAAGGGGAAGATATCGACCCAAATGAGCCGATCCCAGAGTAG
- a CDS encoding phosphoesterase, whose translation MCSQYLRIALALCLSLTGFSCSQPSKPDTADSDRQWLAGDHHIHSRFSVGWDRTTNPPTPKLGGDAIYPTPMNAVMGKYHGLSWIVTTDHGGPNHSKVNRDIAYPELLISRQTVPDVIQFYGMEFDTPGADHSSLIIPHTHDEVDRLFDIESRFAKNEPHPADKSWDTEPRMLEALKAMDQFEVKPLITANHPSRSATGLGEYGKDHPAELRDWNDTAPEIAVGMSGAPGHQAKALNPDGSIKQEARGSYKTFPTIGGFDQMTARLGGFWDSMLGEGRRWWITANSDSHIHWREGGSDFWPGEYSKTYVWAEKNHDDILNGIRHGRVFVTLGDLISELQVTASSGGESSEIGGTLEVTSGADVEVTIRFLDPSTLNAGEQNPSVARVDLITGQVNGHLSDRSTDTNPSTKVVTRFSEKVWRNEGPYRVMSYRLENINSNSYIRIRGTNGQELEPEQDPLGEDPWSDLWFYSNPIFVEVK comes from the coding sequence ATGTGCTCACAATACCTTCGAATCGCCCTTGCCCTATGCCTAAGTCTTACAGGATTTTCCTGTTCCCAACCAAGTAAGCCTGACACGGCTGATTCCGATCGCCAATGGCTGGCCGGTGACCACCACATTCATTCTCGGTTCAGCGTTGGCTGGGATCGAACCACAAATCCACCCACACCCAAGCTCGGAGGTGACGCCATCTACCCTACCCCGATGAACGCCGTTATGGGGAAATACCACGGTCTAAGTTGGATAGTAACCACCGATCACGGAGGCCCTAATCACAGTAAGGTAAATAGGGATATCGCTTACCCAGAGCTGTTAATATCCAGGCAGACGGTGCCAGATGTGATTCAATTTTATGGTATGGAGTTCGACACGCCTGGAGCAGATCACTCGAGTCTCATTATCCCACATACCCATGACGAAGTGGATCGTCTCTTCGATATCGAATCCAGGTTTGCCAAGAACGAGCCACACCCGGCAGACAAGAGTTGGGATACAGAACCGCGCATGCTGGAAGCTCTCAAGGCAATGGACCAATTTGAAGTTAAACCACTCATCACGGCCAACCACCCTTCTCGTTCTGCCACCGGTTTGGGTGAATACGGAAAAGATCATCCGGCAGAGTTACGCGACTGGAACGACACCGCTCCCGAAATCGCGGTCGGCATGTCAGGGGCTCCAGGTCATCAGGCGAAGGCACTCAACCCCGACGGTTCCATCAAGCAGGAAGCCAGAGGATCCTACAAAACGTTTCCAACCATAGGCGGATTCGATCAGATGACCGCTCGGTTGGGAGGTTTCTGGGATTCCATGCTCGGCGAAGGCCGCCGTTGGTGGATCACAGCTAATTCAGACTCCCACATCCACTGGCGTGAAGGTGGTTCCGATTTCTGGCCTGGCGAGTATTCAAAAACCTACGTATGGGCAGAAAAGAATCATGACGACATCCTGAATGGAATCCGCCACGGCCGCGTCTTCGTTACACTGGGTGACCTGATATCGGAGTTGCAAGTAACTGCTAGTAGCGGCGGCGAGTCTTCCGAGATTGGCGGAACCCTTGAAGTAACATCCGGAGCCGATGTGGAAGTGACGATTCGATTTCTTGATCCCTCAACACTCAATGCTGGAGAGCAGAATCCATCAGTCGCGCGTGTTGATTTGATTACAGGACAAGTGAATGGTCACCTCTCGGATCGCAGCACGGATACCAATCCAAGCACAAAAGTCGTGACCCGCTTTTCTGAAAAGGTATGGCGTAATGAAGGACCCTACCGGGTCATGAGCTACCGATTGGAAAACATCAATAGCAATAGCTATATAAGAATCAGAGGTACGAACGGCCAGGAATTGGAACCTGAGCAAGATCCGCTTGGTGAAGACCCCTGGTCGGACCTGTGGTTTTACTCAAATCCGATTTTCGTCGAGGTGAAGTAA
- a CDS encoding arylsulfatase encodes MNHSTFRSASLGCFVILNVLLFSACGQVEESVSTASKPNIIFIMADDMGYGDLGSYGQTVIQTPHLDQMAKEGTRFTNAYAGSTVCAPSRSVLMTGKHTGHTTVRGNFGKYGVVGLAGGKGRVPLEADDVTVAEVLKEVGYVTGITGKWGLGEPNTTGHPNEQGFDEWFGYLNQRRAHSYYPTFIWKDKMKVEFPDNADGNQGTYTHDLFTDFALDFVSRHQDEPFFLYIPYTIPHSRYEIPDTAPYTDMPWTDDEKVQAAMITRLDRDIGSLFKLLGDLDIDENTLVFFCSDNGAAERWEGRFDASGSLKGRKRDMYEGGIRTPMIVRWPGKVAAGETDATAWYFADVLPTLADLAGANAPSDVDGVSVLPTILGKDQDLSKRTLYWEFFESGFQQAVRQGNWKAIRLKIGEPLELYDLSKDEAENNNVAAQHPEIVASFEAYLKTARSPSRNWPVPELD; translated from the coding sequence ATGAACCATTCAACTTTCAGATCCGCATCCCTTGGATGCTTTGTCATCCTAAACGTTCTTTTGTTTTCTGCCTGTGGTCAGGTGGAAGAATCGGTATCAACTGCCTCGAAGCCGAATATCATCTTCATCATGGCCGATGATATGGGTTACGGTGATTTGGGCTCTTATGGCCAGACGGTGATTCAAACGCCTCATCTCGATCAAATGGCGAAGGAAGGAACGCGATTTACTAATGCCTACGCTGGTTCAACCGTGTGTGCTCCATCCAGGTCAGTGCTCATGACCGGCAAGCATACCGGTCACACTACCGTGCGTGGAAACTTCGGAAAGTATGGTGTTGTAGGTTTAGCAGGCGGCAAGGGTAGGGTGCCTCTTGAAGCCGACGATGTAACCGTGGCGGAAGTGTTAAAAGAGGTAGGTTATGTAACGGGGATAACCGGCAAGTGGGGACTCGGTGAACCGAACACAACGGGCCATCCCAATGAGCAGGGCTTTGACGAATGGTTTGGTTACCTCAACCAACGTCGTGCGCACTCCTATTACCCGACCTTTATCTGGAAGGATAAAATGAAGGTTGAGTTTCCGGACAATGCAGATGGAAACCAGGGAACCTATACGCATGATCTCTTTACCGATTTTGCCCTCGATTTCGTTAGCCGTCACCAGGACGAACCTTTCTTTCTCTATATACCTTATACGATTCCTCACTCGCGTTACGAAATTCCGGATACGGCACCCTATACGGATATGCCATGGACGGATGATGAGAAAGTGCAGGCAGCGATGATCACCCGTCTCGATCGTGATATCGGCAGCTTGTTTAAACTGCTTGGTGATCTCGATATCGACGAGAACACACTCGTCTTTTTCTGTTCGGACAACGGAGCCGCAGAACGTTGGGAAGGCCGATTTGATGCATCTGGTTCTCTCAAAGGACGTAAGCGTGATATGTATGAAGGAGGCATCCGTACACCGATGATTGTCCGCTGGCCGGGTAAGGTGGCAGCAGGAGAAACAGATGCTACTGCCTGGTACTTTGCGGATGTGCTACCGACTTTGGCAGATCTTGCAGGTGCAAATGCGCCATCCGACGTCGATGGAGTGAGTGTTCTCCCAACCATCCTGGGAAAAGATCAGGACTTAAGCAAACGCACCCTCTACTGGGAATTTTTCGAAAGTGGCTTTCAGCAGGCGGTCCGTCAGGGCAATTGGAAAGCCATTCGATTGAAAATTGGAGAGCCGCTTGAGCTGTACGACCTATCCAAAGATGAAGCTGAAAACAACAACGTTGCTGCTCAACACCCTGAGATAGTTGCGAGCTTTGAGGCCTATTTGAAAACGGCTCGTTCTCCTTCGAGAAACTGGCCTGTGCCCGAGTTGGATTAG
- a CDS encoding glycoside hydrolase family 28 protein, whose protein sequence is MNISEDALGMFSIRHLSQYFCFICLVMFLASNGFSKDPESDSTYVDGTLKPNINAVVGADESQIFSWDNMEKLRQSIVVPEFPDREFLIQDFGAIPDGITDSTEAFRRAIAACAEAGGGRVVASGGIFWTGPIHLKSQVNLHVSEGTTLRFYTDPKKFLPAVLTRYEGVEVMSYSPLIYAYGETNIAVTGKGTLDGGADDSNWWSMIPPKLSQLDREPDHTKLQLFEMAEKGVPVAERNFGLASKLRPSFIEPYACRNVLIEDITLINAPFWMIHPVLSKHVTVRGVTCTSAGPNNDGCDPESSEYVLIENCEFNTKDDGVAIKAGRNADGRRVNQPTRNVIISNCIMNTQHTAIAIGSEMTGGVENIYIENLTCSKIQRVFRIKTNSMRGGFVRHIGLRNATIEEATGTLINFVTNYGKEEGPFYPLVEDIHLSDIHCLKSEQAIEFKGTVDMPINNLSLKNISVDVSEEASLFYHVLNMTSENVQIGVVSP, encoded by the coding sequence TTGAATATTTCAGAAGACGCTTTGGGCATGTTCTCGATTCGGCATCTTTCACAGTATTTCTGTTTTATCTGCTTGGTCATGTTTCTGGCCTCCAACGGTTTTTCTAAAGATCCGGAATCTGATTCTACCTATGTGGATGGCACCCTGAAGCCCAACATCAATGCCGTTGTGGGTGCTGATGAATCGCAAATTTTTTCGTGGGATAACATGGAGAAGCTCCGGCAATCCATCGTAGTTCCAGAATTTCCGGATCGAGAGTTCCTCATTCAGGATTTTGGCGCCATTCCCGATGGTATAACCGACTCGACCGAAGCCTTTCGCCGAGCCATAGCGGCCTGTGCCGAAGCTGGTGGAGGGAGGGTCGTAGCTTCCGGAGGAATATTCTGGACCGGACCGATTCATTTAAAAAGCCAGGTCAACCTGCATGTTTCGGAGGGAACTACGCTCCGTTTTTACACCGACCCCAAAAAGTTTCTTCCCGCTGTATTGACCCGCTACGAGGGAGTGGAAGTCATGAGCTACTCTCCCCTGATTTACGCTTACGGAGAGACCAACATTGCAGTGACCGGCAAAGGGACCCTCGATGGAGGAGCGGATGACAGCAATTGGTGGAGCATGATTCCTCCTAAACTCAGTCAGCTCGACCGGGAACCGGATCATACCAAGCTGCAGCTGTTTGAGATGGCTGAAAAAGGCGTTCCTGTAGCTGAACGGAATTTTGGGCTGGCTTCAAAATTACGCCCCAGCTTTATCGAACCCTATGCCTGCAGGAATGTGCTGATTGAAGACATCACCCTCATCAACGCTCCGTTCTGGATGATCCATCCGGTGCTATCAAAGCATGTAACCGTTCGCGGAGTCACCTGCACGAGTGCGGGCCCGAACAACGATGGCTGCGATCCGGAATCGAGCGAATATGTGCTGATAGAAAACTGCGAGTTTAATACCAAGGACGATGGCGTGGCCATCAAAGCCGGTCGCAATGCCGATGGCCGTCGAGTCAACCAGCCAACGCGCAACGTGATCATTTCCAACTGCATCATGAACACCCAGCATACTGCCATTGCCATTGGTAGTGAGATGACGGGCGGGGTGGAGAACATCTATATCGAGAATTTGACCTGTAGCAAAATACAACGGGTATTTCGTATTAAAACCAACAGCATGCGCGGTGGATTCGTGAGGCATATTGGACTTCGCAATGCGACCATCGAGGAAGCTACGGGAACGCTCATCAATTTTGTCACCAATTATGGGAAGGAAGAGGGGCCCTTCTATCCCTTGGTGGAGGATATTCATCTGAGTGACATTCATTGTCTTAAAAGTGAGCAAGCCATCGAGTTTAAGGGCACTGTCGACATGCCTATAAATAACCTCAGCCTTAAAAACATCTCGGTGGATGTCTCGGAGGAAGCATCATTGTTTTATCATGTACTCAACATGACGTCTGAGAATGTGCAGATTGGTGTGGTCTCACCTTAA
- a CDS encoding DUF3016 domain-containing protein: MQAAVTLSYEDPEEFSDFEYAITQQTVSTEAFSKEIIKYLERAVDNSFPEGVTLAIHFQDIDLAGSFEPWQRIPLDEVRFYRDHYPPRISLSYQLVNASGEVLADGEIQLKDYSYQMGVSSRNSSIDNFYYERRLLERWIKGDLAKLVSKGEN; this comes from the coding sequence GTGCAAGCAGCGGTCACGCTAAGCTATGAAGATCCTGAGGAGTTCTCAGATTTTGAGTATGCAATCACCCAGCAAACCGTATCAACTGAGGCTTTCAGCAAAGAGATAATTAAATACTTGGAACGAGCGGTGGATAACTCATTCCCGGAAGGAGTGACACTCGCCATTCATTTTCAAGATATTGATTTAGCAGGTAGTTTTGAGCCTTGGCAGAGAATCCCTCTCGATGAAGTACGCTTTTATAGAGATCACTATCCACCAAGAATTAGTTTGAGTTATCAATTGGTTAACGCCTCAGGTGAGGTATTAGCTGACGGGGAAATCCAACTTAAAGATTACAGCTATCAGATGGGTGTATCCAGTAGGAATAGTTCAATTGACAATTTCTACTATGAACGACGCCTGTTGGAGCGTTGGATCAAAGGTGATCTTGCTAAGCTGGTATCTAAAGGAGAAAATTGA